A stretch of Komagataella phaffii GS115 chromosome 2, complete sequence DNA encodes these proteins:
- a CDS encoding putative RNA m(5)C methyltransferase, whose protein sequence is MGRKAKDKQSAPPSYEEFHGIQKERNSKRSRRAKAIENSASKKPKKETSPSPKKKSTKVTRDNLDIEEDDQDLPHVDLEELNAAKKSLFEDSAEEDDDDFQDALDADEFVDSDEDEREKPMFSDDEDDDLEELNATNMEALSRKLDEEQELEALEAEEELVQTNVPEPRAIVLPTPEEKELEASQPPDLTVVRTRMIEIVKVLEKFKILAQEGKSRSQYVDQLLEDICTYFGYTPFLAEKLFNLFSPSEAIEFFEANEIARPVTVRTNTLKARRRDLAQKLVNKGVNLQPIGKWTKVGLQIFDSQVPIGATPEYLAGHYILQAASSFLPVMALDPQENERILDMAAAPGGKTTFISAMMKNTGCVFANDSNKARTKSLIANIHRLGCRNTVVSNYDAREFPKVIGGFDRVLLDAPCSGTGVIAKDSNVKVARTEKDFIQIPYLQRQLLLSAIDSVNANSRSGGIIVYSTCSVAVEENEAVVNYALKKRPNVRLVDTGLTIGKPGFTSYRGMKYHPSVNLTRRYYPHTYNVDGFFVAKFKKIHSSIHDESKAGAKEKEAAARSEGAEKGIIKDDFAHFDSDEDKELIETSFKRNLKRRGINPNAKNIQL, encoded by the coding sequence ATGGGAAGAAAAGCTAAGGACAAACAATCAGCGCCTCCTTCTTATGAGGAATTTCACGGCATTCAGAAGGAGAGAAACTCCAAACGTTCTAGACGGGCTAAAGCTATAGAAAACtcagcttcaaagaaaccGAAGAAGGAAACTTCCCCAAGTCctaaaaagaaatctaCGAAGGTCACCAGAGATAATTTAGACattgaggaagatgatcaAGATCTTCCACATGTTGACTTAGAGGAGTTGAATGCTGCAAAGAAATCCTTATTTGAGGATtctgctgaagaagatgatgatgacttCCAAGATGCGCTTGATGCAGATGAGTTTGTGGactctgatgaagatgaaagagaGAAGCCAATGTTTTCCgatgacgaagatgatgacttggaggaattgaaTGCTACTAACATGGAGGCTTTGTCTCGTAAATTGGATGAAGAGCAAGAATTGGAAGCTTTGGAGgcagaagaagagcttgTTCAAACTAATGTTCCAGAACCCCGAGCCATCGTTCTTCCAACACCTGAGGAAAAGGAATTAGAAGCGAGTCAACCACCGGATTTGACCGTTGTGAGGACTAGAATGATAGAAATTGTGAAGGTTTTAGAGAAGTTTAAGATACTAGCTCAAGAGGGAAAGAGTAGATCGCAGTATGTGGATCAACTTCTCGAAGACATATGCACCTATTTTGGGTACACACCATTCttggctgaaaaattatttAATTTATTCTCTCCATCGGAAGCAATTGAGTTTTTTGAGGCCAACGAGATTGCCAGACCCGTCACAGTTAGAACTAACACTCTTAAGGCTCGTCGTAGAGATCTTGCTCAAAAGCTGGTTAATAAGGGTGTCAACTTACAACCCATTGGAAAGTGGACCAAAGTTGGCCTGCAAATTTTTGACTCTCAAGTTCCAATTGGTGCCACCCCTGAATATCTTGCCGGACATTACATTTTACAAGCAGCTTCATCGTTTCTTCCCGTCATGGCCTTGGATCCCCAAGAGAACGAACGTATCTTAGATATGGCAGCTGCTCCTGGAGGAAAGACAACATTTATTTCTGCCATGATGAAAAACACTGGTTGCGTATTCGCCAACGACTCAAACAAAGCAAGAACGAAGTCTTTAATTGCCAATATTCATCGTCTTGGGTGTAGGAATACTGTCGTGTCCAATTATGATGCTAGGGAATTTCCTAAAGTTATTGGCGGCTTTGATAGGGTTCTTTTAGATGCTCCATGCTCTGGCACTGGTGTCATCGCCAAAGACTCCAATGTCAAAGTTGCTAGAACCGAAAAGGACTTTATACAGATTCCTTATTTGCAAAGGCAACTTTTACTATCAGCAATTGATTCGGTCAATGCTAACTCTCGTTCTGGAGGTATCATTGTGTATTCTACCTGCTCTGTTGCTGTAGAAGAAAACGAAGCAGTTGTTAACTATGCTCTGAAAAAGAGACCAAATGTGAGGTTAGTTGACACAGGACTCACGATAGGTAAACCTGGTTTTACGTCCTACAGAGGCATGAAATATCATCCCTCTGTAAATCTTACGAGAAGATATTATCCTCATACTTATAATGTGGATGGATTTTTCGTAgccaaattcaaaaaaattcattcCTCCATTCATGATGAGTCTAAGGCAGGTGCCAAGGAGAAGGAAGCAGCTGCGCGTTCAGAAGGTGCTGAGAAAGGCATTATCAAAGACGACTTTGCTCACTTTGACTCGGATGAAGATAAGGAGCTAATAGaaacttccttcaagaGAAATCTGAAGAGGAGAGGAATCAATCCTAATGCAAAGAATATACAACTATGA
- a CDS encoding Zinc-dependent metallopeptidase yscII, may have a role in obtaining leucine from dipeptide substrate encodes MRFLVSSFRPFRHTISSHISMGQALSAIRVFHKNSHSRTQGLRRHSHYCCHRKIDMSTSTKLPERQLLPANVRPTKYDLTLEPLFSTFKFNGEETIHLDVQEDSSSITLHALDIDLQDSLLITSNKSKTPPLHVTSNDDDQSLTFQFKEGTLVKGDKVQLQLKFVGELNDKMAGFYRSSYEENGETKYLATTQMEPTDCRRAFPSFDEPSLKAVFNIALIADQKLTCLSNMDVKEEQSLGDRRKKVIFNPTPLISTYLIAFIVGDLKYIEADYNYRIPVRVYATPGLEKQGRFSVELAAKTLEFFEQQFDIDYPLPKMDMVAIHDFSAGAMENFGLVTYRVVDLLYDEKNSNLATKQRVAEVVQHELAHQWFGNLVTMEWWEGLWLNEGFATWMSWYSCDKFFPDWKVWEQYVTDSLQQALALDALRASHPIEVPVKRADEINQIFDAISYSKGSSLLKMISKWLGEDVFIKGVSSYLKKHRYGNTKTTDLWESLSEVSGKDVVKVMSIWTGKIGFPIISVTENANRITFTQNRYLTTGDVTPEEDTTIYPVFLGLKTESSTDESLVLDSRSMSVDIQNSDFFKVNAEQAGIYRTNYAPERWIKLGKQPHLLSVEDRAGLVADAGALASSGHSSTRNFLNLVNSWKDESSFVVWDEITSRVAALKAAWLFESQSDIDALNAFVRDLISTKIKSIGWSFNDNEPFLEQRLKSLLYATAAGAKVPGVVKSALINFQKYVAGDKTAIHPNIKAVTFQTVAAQGSEKEWDQLLDIYKNPVSIDEKIIALRSLGRFEDPILIAKTLALLFDGSVRSQDIYVPMQGLRATKIGVESLFKWLTLNWDKIYKLLPPGLSMLGSVVTISTSGFTSLDDQKRVKDFFASKDTKGFDQGLAQALDTIQSKASWVQRDSRNVSDWLREQGYKK; translated from the coding sequence ATGCGTTTTTTGGTCTCATCCTTTCGGCCCTTCAGACATACAATTTCGTCGCATATCTCAATGGGCCAGGCTCTGTCTGCCATTCGTGTATTTCATAAAAATTCTCACTCACGTACCCAAGGTTTAAGGCGCCACTCTCACTACTGTTGCCACCGCAAGATAGATATGAGTACTTCTACTAAACTTCCAGAGCGTCAATTGCTACCAGCCAATGTTAGGCCTACCAAATATGATTTGACATTGGAGCCCTTATTTTCTACCTTCAAGTTTAACGGAGAAGAGACTATACATTTAGATGTTCAGGAGGACTCCAGTTCTATTACGCTACACGCTCTAGACATCGATCTCCAAGATTCACTATTGATAACTTCAAACAAGTCTAAGACTCCCCCGCTTCATGTGACAAGCAATGATGATGACCAATCGCTCacttttcaattcaaagaGGGTACTCTAGTAAAGGGAGATAAGGTGCAGCTGCAGTTGAAATTTGTTGGTGAATTGAATGATAAGATGGCCGGTTTTTACCGCTCTTCATATGAAGAGAATGGAGAAACTAAATATTTGGCAACTACCCAGATGGAGCCAACAGATTGTCGTCGTGCTTTCCCTTCCTTTGATGAGCCATCGCTAAAAGCCGTATTCAACATTGCCCTCATTGCTGATCAGAAACTTACTTGTCTCTCAAACATGGACGTGAAAGAGGAACAATCTCTCGGAGATAGAAGGAAGAAGGTGATATTCAATCCCACTCCACTAATTTCTACTTACCTAATTGCTTTTATTGTTGGTGATTTAAAATATATTGAAGCCGACTATAACTATCGCATTCCTGTCAGAGTTTATGCCACCCCTGGTTTAGAGAAGCAGGGTCGTTTTTCTGTCGAGCTTGCTGCTAAAACATTAGAATTCTTTGAGCAACAGTTTGATATTGATTatcctcttccaaagatggaCATGGTGGCGATTCATGATTTCAGTGCAGGAGCTATGGAAAACTTTGGGCTTGTTACCTATAGAGTTGTTGATTTGCTGTAcgatgaaaaaaattcaaatttggCTACTAAGCAACGTGTTGCAGAAGTTGTCCAACACGAATTGGCGCATCAGTGGTTTGGTAATCTTGTCACAATGGAGTGGTGGGAGGGCCTTTGGCTGAATGAAGGCTTTGCTACATGGATGTCTTGGTACTCTTGTGACAAGTTTTTCCCTGATTGGAAAGTATGGGAACAATATGTTACAGATTCTTTACAACAGGCTCTGGCTCTGGACGCTCTACGTGCTTCTCACCCTATTGAAGTTCCTGTGAAAAGGGCCGACGAGatcaatcaaatttttgacGCAATTTCCTATTCTAAAGGATCCTCCTTGCTAAAAATGATCTCCAAATGGCTCGGAGAGGATGTGTTCATTAAGGGAGTCTCCAGTTATTTAAAAAAGCACAGGTATGGTAATACGAAAACCACCGATTTGTGGGAATCGCTTTCTGAGGTGTCTGGAAAAGATGTGGTCAAAGTTATGAGTATCTGGACTGGTAAAATTGGATTTCCAATCATCTCAGTAACTGAAAATGCAAACCGTATCACTTTTACTCAGAACAGATATTTAACTACTGGTGATGTAACTCCTGAAGAGGATACGACGATTTATCCTGTTTTTTTGGGACTCAAAACAGAAAGCTCAACTGATGAGTCGCTGGTCCTTGACTCAAGGTCAATGTCAGTAGATATCCAGAATTCtgactttttcaaagttaaTGCTGAACAAGCCGGTATTTACAGGACCAATTATGCACCAGAGAGATGgatcaaacttggaaagcAACCTCACCTTCTAAGTGTAGAAGACCGTGCTGGTTTGGTTGCGGATGCGGGCGCTCTGGCTAGTTCTGGTCACTCATCTACAAGgaactttttgaaccttGTAAATTCATGGAAAGATGAGTCTAGCTTTGTTGTCTGGGACGAAATAACTTCCCGTGTTGCAGCTTTAAAAGCAGCTTGGTTATTTGAATCCCAATCTGACATTGACGCCCTGAATGCTTTCGTAAGAGACCTTATTTCTACGAAGATCAAAAGTATCGGATGGTCATTCAATGATAATGAACCATTCCTTGAACAAAGACTAAAGAGCCTTCTATATGCTACTGCTGCTGGTGCAAAAGTACCAGGAGTAGTTAAATCAGCATTGataaactttcaaaaatacgTTGCTGGTGATAAGACTGCCATTCACCCTAACATAAAGGCAGTTACGTTTCAAACTGTTGCGGCCCAAGGATCTGAAAAGGAATGGGATCAGTTACTCGACATCTACAAGAACCCTGTATCtattgatgagaaaatTATTGCTCTTAGGTCTCTCGGAAGGTTTGAAGATCCCATCTTGATCGCAAAGACCCTGGCACTGTTATTTGATGGTTCCGTAAGGTCACAAGATATTTACGTACCAATGCAAGGCCTTCGTGCGACTAAGATAGGAGTAGAGTCACTTTTCAAGTGGTTGACTCTTAATTGGGACAAGATTTATAAATTGCTTCCACCTGGTCTGTCAATGCTTGGTTCTGTGGTTACTATCAGTACTTCTGGGTTCACTTCCTTGGATGATCAAAAGCGTGTCAAAGATTTCTTTGCATCAAAGGATACCAAAGGCTTCGACCAGGGTTTGGCCCAGGCGTTAGACACCATCCAATCCAAGGCAAGTTGGGTACAACGTGACTCTAGGAATGTATCCGATTGGCTACGTGAGCAGGGATACAAAAAATAG